The Catellatospora citrea DNA segment GGCGCGGACGGCGAGGACCGGCCCAGCCGCTTCCTGTTCGAGCTCGCCCCGCCGGTCAAGGTGGACGAGGACGAGGTGGCCGAGCTGGAGCTGGCCCGGCCGCCGCGGGCGCTGACGCTGTCCGCGCTCGTCGCCGAGCTGCGTTCGGCCGTCACCGGCCCGGACCCGGTCCGGCGGCACGCCGCCGCCCGCGAGCTGGCCCGGCTGGCCGCCGCCGGGGTGCCCGGCGCGCATCCGGACAGCTGGTGGGGGCTGCCGGAGCTGTCCGACGACGGCCCGCTGCACGGCCCGGACGAGCCGGTGCGGGTCACCCCGTCCACCATGGAGAGCGCGCTGCGCTGCGGGCTGCGGTGGCTGCTGGAGCGGCACGGCGGCGCGGCGGCCTCGACGGCCGCGCAGGGCGTGGGCAACCTGGTGCACGCCGCGGCGATGCTGGCCGACGAGGCGATGAGCGACCCGGCGGTGCTGGTGGACTACGTGGCGGCCCGCTTCGACGCGATCGAGCTGGCCGCGGCCTGGCTGGCCGGGCGGGAGAAGGACCGCTCGGCGGAGATGCTGGGCAAACTGACCCGCTGGCTGGCCGAGAACCCGCGGCGGCTGGTCGCGATCGAGCGCGAGTTCACCGTGCGACTGGACGCCGAGCCGCCGATCGACCTGGTCGGCCGGGTGGACCGGCTGGAGGTCGACGACCAGGGCCGGCTCGTGGTCATCGACCTGAAGACGGGCAAGACCACCACCGCCACGCGCGAGGAGCTGCCCGAGCACCCGCAGCTGGGGGCGTATCAGGTGGCGGTCGAGGCGGGCGGGTTCCCGGAGGGCGACGAGTCCGGCGGAGCGGCGCTGGTGCAGCTGGGCACCACCCACCGCGACGCCAAGGAGCAGGTGCAGGACGCGATCGGCGAGACCGCCGACCCGCAGTGGGCGCACGCGATGGTGCACCGCACCGCGGCCACCATGGCCGCCTCCACCTTCGTCGCGAAGGTCAACGACAAGTGCCGGGTCTGCCCGGTGAAGAGCAGCTGTCCCGTCTCCGGCAAGGGTCGCCAGGTGGTGGAGCCGTGACAGAGCTCGTCAAGAAGGCTGTCGTCGAGGAGGGGCCGCGGTGGACGCCGGAGGAGCTGGCGGCGCAGCTGGGGCTCAAGCCGCCGACCGCTGAGCAGGCGGCGGTGATCAGCGCGCCGGTCGCGCCGCTGCTGGTCGTCGCGGGCGCGGGCTCAGGCAAGACGGAGACGATGGCGGCCCGGGTGCTGTGGCTGGTCGCCAACCAGCACGTACGCCCGGAGCACGTGCTGGGGCTGACCTTCACCCGCAAGGCCGCGGGCGAGCTGGCGCACCGGGTGCGGGTGCGGCTGGGGCAGCTGCGCCGGCACGTCGGCACCCGGTTCACCGAGGGCCTCGACGGCGAGCCGACCATCGCCACGTACCACTCGTTCGCGGCGCGCATCGTGACCGAGCACGGCCTGCGCGCCGGATACGAGCCGAGCACCCGGCTGCTCACCGAGGCGTCCTGCTGGCAGCTGGCCGACGAGGTGGTGCGCTCCTACACCGGGGACATGTCGGCGGTAGAGGCGGCGCCGAGCACGGTGGTGTCGGCGGTGCTGGCGCTCGCCGGGGAGCTGGCCGAGCACCTGGTCACCCCGGACAGCCTGGCCACCTGGACGGGCCGCTTCCACGCGAGCGTCGACGCGAAGCCGGGCCGGGTGATGGCCGACGTGCGCGACCTGCTGGCCCGCCAGCGTGCCCGGTTGCAGCTGCTGCCGCTGGTGCGCAGGTACGCCGAACGCAAGCAGTTGCTGGAGGCGATGGACTTCGGCGACCAGATGTCGCGAGCGGCGCGGGTGGCCCGCGACCATCCCGAGGTCGGCGCGGCCGAACGCGATCGCTTCCGGGTGGTGCTGCTCGACGAGTACCAGGACACCAGCCACGCGCAGGTGACGCTGCTGCGGGCGCTGTTCGCGGGGGACGTGGCCGTGGTCGAGGGCGGGGTGTCCGGGCAGGGACACCCGGTGACCGCGGTCGGCGACCCGTGCCAGTCCATCTACGGCTGGCGCGGGGCCAGCGCGGGCACCCTGGACCGCTTCCCGGGCGAGTTCCCCGACCGCGACGGTGAACCCGCCGCGCAGGCGCAGCTCGGACGCAGTTTCCGGAACCGGTCGGAGATCCTGTCGGTGGCCAACGCGATCTCCGCGCCGCTGCGCGACCGGGGCGCCCGGGTGGTCTCGCTGACCTCCGGCAGCGCCGAGCCGGGCATCGTGCAGTGCGCGCTGCTGGAGTCGTACCTGGACGAGGCCGAGTGGATCGCCGACCAGGTCGTCACCGCGTGGCGCAGCGAGGCGGGCACGGCCGACGACCAGAACCCGGCGCACATCCCGGTCGACCGACGGCCCACCTCGGCGGTGCTGGTGCGGGTGCGCTCGCAGATCGCGCCGATCGAGGCGGCGCTGCGGGCCCGGGGCCTGCCGGTCGAGGTGGTCGGCCTGGGCGGCCTGCTGGACACGCCCGAGGTGCGCGACGTGGTGTGCACGCTGCGGGTGCTCAACGACCCGCTGGACGGGGCCAGCCTGCTGCGGCTGCTCACCGGCGCGCGCTGGCGGATCGGGCCGCGTGACCTGGTGGCGCTGCATCGGCGGTCGCGCGTGCTGGCGCACGACCGACGTCCGGCGGGCGACGACGCCGACATCGTCACGGACCGGCTCGACGACGCCGCGCTGGCCGAGGCGCTGGAGGACCTCGGCGAGCCGGAGCAGTACTCGCCCGCGGCGTACACCCGGCTGTCGGCGTACGCGAAGGAGCTGGCCGGGCTGCGCGCCCGGCTGGACCAGCCGGTGAGCGACCTGATCGCCGACATCGAGCGCACCGCGGGCCTGGACGTCGAGGTCGCGGTGCGGGCCGGTGACGCGGGGCTGGCCCGCGCGCACCTGGACACGCTCGGCGAGGTCGCGGCCCGGTTCGCGATCGAGACCGACGGCGCGCCGCTGGGCGCGTTCCTGTCCTACCTGTCCGCGGCCGAGGACGAGGAGCGCGGGCTGTCGCCGGGCGAGATCGACGTGGCCGAGGGCGCGGTGCAGATCCTGACCGCGCACGCGGCCAAGGGCCTGGAGTGGGACGTGGTCGCCGTGGCGGGGCTGACCAAGGACGTCTGGCCGGGCCCGAGCAAGGGCACCGACCACTTCCTCAAGGGCCTGGGCGTGCTGCCGTTCCCGCTGCGCGGCGACCGCGACGGCCTGCCCGCGCTGGCCGTGAACGGCGCCGCCGACCAGAAGGAGCTGGGCCGCGCCGTCGCCGACTTCGAGCAGCAGTGGAAGGAGCACGACGCGCGCGAGGAGCGCCGCCTGGCGTACGTGGCGGTGACCCGCCCGCGCACCTGGCTGTTCGCCTCCGGCTACTGGTGGGGAGACAAGGTGCGCAAGCCGCGCGGCCCGTCCGCGCTGCTGGCGGAGATCGTCGAGGTGTGCCGCTCGGGCGAGGGGCACGTCGACGTGTGGATCCCCGAGCCCGAGCCGGATGCGGTCAACCCGACCAGCGGCGAGGTCGTGACGACCTGGCCGAGCGATCCGCTGGGCGCGCGGCGGCCCACCGTCGAGTCGGCGGCCGACCTGGTCCGCGCCATGCTCGACGACCCGGACGGCGGCACGGCCCCGATCGAGCACGACGAGGTGACGCGGCGCTGGCGGCAGGAGTCGGATCTGCTGCTCGTCGAGCGCGACGAGCAGGCCCGGCGGGCGAACCGGGCCGACGTGCTGCTGCCCGCGCACCTGTCGGTGTCGCAGCTGGTGGCGCTGCGCAAGGATCCGGCCGCGCTGGCCCGGCGGCTGCGGCGGCCGCTGCCCGCCGCACCGGATCCTTATGCCCGCCGGGGCACCGCATTCCACCACTGGCTGGAGCAGCGCTATGGCGCCGACCAGCTGCTCGACCTGGACGACCTGCCCGGTGCCGCGGACTCCGACGCCGCGCCCGACGAGGCGCTGGGCGAGCTGAAGGACCGGTTCGAGCAGAGTGTCTGGGCCGACCGGGTGCCGGTCGAGGTGGAGACGCCGTTCGTGGTGGAGCTGGGCGGCACCGTCGTGCGTGGACGGATGGACGCGGTGTTCCGCGACGCGGCGGGCGGCTACGAGGTGGTCGACTGGAAGACCGGCCGGGTGCCCGCCGGCGCGACGGCCACCGCGGCCGCGGTGCAGCTGGCGGCATACCGCTTGGCCTGGGCCGCTTTGGCGGGCGTGCCGGTGGCCAAGGTCAGCGCCGCGTTCCACTACGTACGCGACAACCTGACCGTGCGGCCCGCCGACCTGCTCGACGAGGCCGGGCTGACGGCGCTCCTGACCTCGCTGCCCGCCCAGGACGCCGACTAGGCGGACGGGCGCCGGCTCGCCGGGTCATCCGTTGATGGCGGCGGCTCAGCCGAACCGCCGCAGAGACCAGTCCGGAAACCGACTGCGTGATGTCGCACGCAACGGGCATTGTGTGAGCGGACACACGCATCCGTGGGAGGCGCGCCGTGGAGTCGTCAATCCGGGAACTGCTCCTGGTGATGCTCCTTGCGCTGATCGGTGTCGGGGTCGCCGGCGCCGTGGTGCTCGCGCCGTGGCACGCGGCACAGGCCGGTATCGTCGTGGAGGTGCATCCGCCGGCCGCGCCCATGGCCGGTTGACGATGATTGTTGTGAACGCCTCGATACCCGCCGGAGTGCGCCCGATGTCTGGTCCAAAGTCCCTGGTCACGGCTGCTGTCTCGGTTGCCGTGCTGCTGCTGGGCGCGCCCGCGGCAGCGGCCGAGCCGGACGTGGTGCGCGGTATGCAGTGGCAGCTCACCGGCCTCGACCTGGCCGCGGTCCATCAGCGCGCGACCGGCGCCGGAGTGCTCGTGGCGGTGCTGGACTCGGGTGTGGATCGTTCCCACCCGGATCTGGCGGGCCAGGTGCTCGGCGGGCCGGACGCCGCCTCGAACACCGATGTGGACGGTCGAGGCACCGGGCTCGCCGGACTCATCGCAGGTCACGGCCATGTTCCTCCGGTGCCCGCCGGTGTGGTGCGACCTGCCGCGACGCCGTCCGCGTCGGCCGGCTGGCCCGCGCCGAGCCAGAGCGCCGCCGCGGTGGGCGATCCCCGCTCGGCGGGCGTGCTCGGGGTGGCGCCCGGCGCGCAGATCCTGCCGATCGCGTTCGCGCCCGCGCCCGGCGCGACCGGCGACCCGGACGCGCTGGCCACCGCGATCGACCGGGCCGTGTTCGGCGGCGCGAAGATCGTCTGCATCGGCCGCGGTGTCGTGCCCAGCAGCCGGTTGCAGGCGTCGGTCGACGCGGCCGTGGCCCGGGGCGTGCTGATCGTCGCCGCCGACGCGGACCGGGCCGGCCGCCCGTTCACGCCCTGGCCGGCCTCGTACTCCGGGGTGCTCAACGCGATCCCGGCGGACCGCTCGGGCCAGGTGCCCGTCGCGCCGCTGAGCGGGCGCACCACCGGCATCACGGTGCCCGGCGTCGACCTGATCACGACCGGGGTGGGCGGCGGCTACCGGATGGACGGCGGGTCCAGCGCTGCGGCGGTGCTGGCGGGCGCCGCGGCGGTGGTCTGGTCGGCATACCCGCAGGCCACGCTGGCCCAGGTGCTGCAGCGGCTGCGGACGACCGCGACGGACGCGGGCGCGCCCGGCGCGGACAGCCGGTTCGGCGCGGGCATGCTCAACCTGTCCGCGGCGCTGGCCGCGAACCTGCCGCAGGAGCCTGCGCCGAGCGTGTCGCCGAGTCCGGCCGCGTCCAGCCCGGCCGCGTCGCCGAGCGGGTCGCCCCTGCCGGTCGCGCTCGCGGACAGCCGGGACTGGCGGCGCTGGCTGGTGGTGCTGCCGTTGCTGCTGTTCCTGGCGGGTCTGACGGTGTGGGCGGTCCGGTCGGCCCGGGTGCGGCAGCAGGCAGCCTGATCCCGTCCACCTGGCGGGACCGCGGCCGCATCGGTCGCGGGGCGGATTAACAGATCGTTGCCGATGACGGCCGCTCGCGTCCCGCGGGCGGCCGCCGCTGGTGCATGTAAGCTGTATCTCCTATCGTGCCGGTAGGTTATATGGGTTTTTCGGCGGCCTCTCCGCGTCCCGCGGGCGGGCGGCGCTAACTTGATCAGCGAGACGGAGGAGGTACGGCCATGGGCATCGCGGTGGTGGTCGGGGGCGGCTGCAGTGGCGTGCTCGCCACCCGTGAGCTGCTGCGGACCGGCTGGCACGTGGTGCTCGTCGATCCCGGCGCGCGCCCCGGCCGCGGGCTGGCCTACAGCACCGCCGCCCCGTGGCACCTGCTGAACTCGCCCGCCGCCGCGA contains these protein-coding regions:
- a CDS encoding ATP-dependent helicase; this translates as MTELVKKAVVEEGPRWTPEELAAQLGLKPPTAEQAAVISAPVAPLLVVAGAGSGKTETMAARVLWLVANQHVRPEHVLGLTFTRKAAGELAHRVRVRLGQLRRHVGTRFTEGLDGEPTIATYHSFAARIVTEHGLRAGYEPSTRLLTEASCWQLADEVVRSYTGDMSAVEAAPSTVVSAVLALAGELAEHLVTPDSLATWTGRFHASVDAKPGRVMADVRDLLARQRARLQLLPLVRRYAERKQLLEAMDFGDQMSRAARVARDHPEVGAAERDRFRVVLLDEYQDTSHAQVTLLRALFAGDVAVVEGGVSGQGHPVTAVGDPCQSIYGWRGASAGTLDRFPGEFPDRDGEPAAQAQLGRSFRNRSEILSVANAISAPLRDRGARVVSLTSGSAEPGIVQCALLESYLDEAEWIADQVVTAWRSEAGTADDQNPAHIPVDRRPTSAVLVRVRSQIAPIEAALRARGLPVEVVGLGGLLDTPEVRDVVCTLRVLNDPLDGASLLRLLTGARWRIGPRDLVALHRRSRVLAHDRRPAGDDADIVTDRLDDAALAEALEDLGEPEQYSPAAYTRLSAYAKELAGLRARLDQPVSDLIADIERTAGLDVEVAVRAGDAGLARAHLDTLGEVAARFAIETDGAPLGAFLSYLSAAEDEERGLSPGEIDVAEGAVQILTAHAAKGLEWDVVAVAGLTKDVWPGPSKGTDHFLKGLGVLPFPLRGDRDGLPALAVNGAADQKELGRAVADFEQQWKEHDAREERRLAYVAVTRPRTWLFASGYWWGDKVRKPRGPSALLAEIVEVCRSGEGHVDVWIPEPEPDAVNPTSGEVVTTWPSDPLGARRPTVESAADLVRAMLDDPDGGTAPIEHDEVTRRWRQESDLLLVERDEQARRANRADVLLPAHLSVSQLVALRKDPAALARRLRRPLPAAPDPYARRGTAFHHWLEQRYGADQLLDLDDLPGAADSDAAPDEALGELKDRFEQSVWADRVPVEVETPFVVELGGTVVRGRMDAVFRDAAGGYEVVDWKTGRVPAGATATAAAVQLAAYRLAWAALAGVPVAKVSAAFHYVRDNLTVRPADLLDEAGLTALLTSLPAQDAD
- a CDS encoding S8 family serine peptidase, which encodes MSGPKSLVTAAVSVAVLLLGAPAAAAEPDVVRGMQWQLTGLDLAAVHQRATGAGVLVAVLDSGVDRSHPDLAGQVLGGPDAASNTDVDGRGTGLAGLIAGHGHVPPVPAGVVRPAATPSASAGWPAPSQSAAAVGDPRSAGVLGVAPGAQILPIAFAPAPGATGDPDALATAIDRAVFGGAKIVCIGRGVVPSSRLQASVDAAVARGVLIVAADADRAGRPFTPWPASYSGVLNAIPADRSGQVPVAPLSGRTTGITVPGVDLITTGVGGGYRMDGGSSAAAVLAGAAAVVWSAYPQATLAQVLQRLRTTATDAGAPGADSRFGAGMLNLSAALAANLPQEPAPSVSPSPAASSPAASPSGSPLPVALADSRDWRRWLVVLPLLLFLAGLTVWAVRSARVRQQAA